From a region of the Haematobia irritans isolate KBUSLIRL chromosome 4, ASM5000362v1, whole genome shotgun sequence genome:
- the LOC142235026 gene encoding uncharacterized protein LOC142235026 isoform X1: MRQHHPSSMLCMNIKPQHSVDIKQITGVWHGNEIIMHTQDIPGVYRYNSCITFYLNDVTDQMRDYYQPTHRRVDGIRTASVSSSSEGHHDAGVGYRHTNTRYLRLIWSENDDNIEYNFNYTMNHPGYWTNLGEQRGSLVARNKYNQFSGSVQVVKAVGDHLVLTFCSSDIHHSIYTVVLSREPQGLGQNVIRSIRNLLSRRGLYTESIRQVCVPSSSPALSRQPSSMLVLTSVVLLVLICISGKQRQ; this comes from the exons ATAACTGGTGTTTGGCATGGCAATGAAATCATCATGCATACCCAAGATATACCCGGAGTATATCGTTATAATAGCTGTATCACCTTCTACTTGAACGACGTTACAGATCAA ATGCGAGACTATTACCAGCCCACACATAGAAGAGTTGATGGAATTCGCACAGCATCGGTTTCCTCCTCATCGGAGGGTCATCATGATGCTGGAGTGGGTTATCGTCATACAAATACAAGATATTTGCGTTTAATATGGAGTGAAAATGATGATAATATCGAATACAATTTCAACTATACCATGAATCATCCAGGCTATTGGACAAATTTGGGTGAACAAAGAGGATCTTTGGTGGCTCGCAATAAATACAATCAATTTTCGGGTTCTGTCCAAGTGGTCAAAGCGGTCGGTGATCATTTGGTGTTGACATTTTGCTCCAGTGATATACACCATAGTATATACACGGTGGTATTAAGTCGGGAACCCCAAGGATTGGGTCAAAAT GTCATTCGCAGTATACGCAATCTACTATCAAGACGCGGCCTTTACACTGAATCCATACGACAAGTATGCGTCCCATCATCTTCGCCAGCGTTAAGCAGACAACCATCATCGATGTTGGTCCTAACGTCTGTGGTGTTATTAGTGTTAATTTGCATCTCAGGGAAGCAAAGGCAATGA
- the LOC142235026 gene encoding uncharacterized protein LOC142235026 isoform X2, which translates to MHTQDIPGVYRYNSCITFYLNDVTDQMRDYYQPTHRRVDGIRTASVSSSSEGHHDAGVGYRHTNTRYLRLIWSENDDNIEYNFNYTMNHPGYWTNLGEQRGSLVARNKYNQFSGSVQVVKAVGDHLVLTFCSSDIHHSIYTVVLSREPQGLGQNVIRSIRNLLSRRGLYTESIRQVCVPSSSPALSRQPSSMLVLTSVVLLVLICISGKQRQ; encoded by the exons ATGCATACCCAAGATATACCCGGAGTATATCGTTATAATAGCTGTATCACCTTCTACTTGAACGACGTTACAGATCAA ATGCGAGACTATTACCAGCCCACACATAGAAGAGTTGATGGAATTCGCACAGCATCGGTTTCCTCCTCATCGGAGGGTCATCATGATGCTGGAGTGGGTTATCGTCATACAAATACAAGATATTTGCGTTTAATATGGAGTGAAAATGATGATAATATCGAATACAATTTCAACTATACCATGAATCATCCAGGCTATTGGACAAATTTGGGTGAACAAAGAGGATCTTTGGTGGCTCGCAATAAATACAATCAATTTTCGGGTTCTGTCCAAGTGGTCAAAGCGGTCGGTGATCATTTGGTGTTGACATTTTGCTCCAGTGATATACACCATAGTATATACACGGTGGTATTAAGTCGGGAACCCCAAGGATTGGGTCAAAAT GTCATTCGCAGTATACGCAATCTACTATCAAGACGCGGCCTTTACACTGAATCCATACGACAAGTATGCGTCCCATCATCTTCGCCAGCGTTAAGCAGACAACCATCATCGATGTTGGTCCTAACGTCTGTGGTGTTATTAGTGTTAATTTGCATCTCAGGGAAGCAAAGGCAATGA